The following is a genomic window from Bacteroidia bacterium.
GGAACCGAAAAGCCGTAAACGTATCGCCTTGATATTCCGCGTTCGCACGCTTTCGGCGGCGTCAATGGTCAACCGCCAACCCCGCTCTTCCGCACCGAGGGAAAAACGCAGTACTTCGAAATCGCCCCGCTCATAACCATACCCCTCGCCGCTGTCAAGATACATCGTACCGCTGCCGCCGTCTTGTGGAACGATGTCCAGCACGAGTGTGTCGAGCTGTTTTTCACCGGTAAACTGCGGCGCATTTCTTCGCGGAATGATGGCTCCCGCTTTGTAGAACAACGGCAAACGACTCACGGGCGCATCGATGATCACGCGTTGACGGCCCTCGTAACTCTGGCCGGTCCAGGGATCCAGCCACCGGCCCTCCGGCAGGTACACCTCCTGAAACCGCTGTCCCTCCTGTACCACCGGAGCGACGAGTATGTGATCACCGAACATCCATGTGTGTTGCCAGCGGCTGTCATATACCGCGGGATCGTTCTGATAGTCGTGCAGCAGCGGCCGCATCATCGGTGTGCCGCTTGTCGAGGCCTCGTGAAAAGCGCTGTAGATGTAAGGCAGGAACTCATAGCGCAGCGAAATGAAACGCCGGGCCAGCTCCTCCGTTTCCTCGCCGAAGGACCAGGGCTCCTGGTCGCGGGTGTTGATATGCGTGTGCGATCGCATCAACGGAGTGAAAACTCCCGCCTGCAGCCACCGTACGTAAAGCTCCGGCGATGGCGAATCCATGAATCCGCCGATGTCCGTACCGTTGAACGGCATACCGGACAAACTCAATCCGAGGCACATCCGTATACCCATGCGCAAATCGTCGAAACGTGCGGTATTGTCACCTGTCCAAATAGCCGCCCAGCGCTGTGTCCCCGCGAAGGCCGCGCGCGTGAGCACGAACGGTCTCTTATCTGGGTGACTTCGCCGCAGGCCATCAAAGGAGGCCTCCGCCATCAGATGTCCGTACACATTGTGCATACGTTTGATCGTCGCAGGAGCGCCGTCGTTGTCGAACTGTACGAGATACGGAAATTCCCGGCCCCAGACTGCCGGCTCGTTCATGTCGTTCCAGAAGCCGTCCACGCCGATGTCCATCATTCGCGCGTATGCGTCTCCCCACCAGCGGCGGGTGTCCGCCCGCGAGAAGTCGGGGAAGTGACACCAGCCAGGCCAGACCTGCCCGCTGTACAGCGTCCCGTCCGGGTATTTCAGGAAATGATCGCGGGCGATTCCCTGCTCGTACACGTCATAGCCGCGCTCGATCTTGATTCCGGGATCGATGATGGGCACGACTTTGAATCCCATCGCTTCCAGGTCGCTCAGCAACATGTGTGGATTCGGAAAGGCGGCGCTGTCCCACGTGAATACCTTGTAGTTGTCCATATAACGGATGTCGAGATACAGCACATCGGCGGGAATGCCGCGCTGACGGAAATTTTTCGCAAGATCGCGGACCTCATGCTCCGGATAATAACTCCAGCGACATTGCTGAAAACCGAGCGCCCACAGAGGCGGGAGGGGCATGCGTCCCGTGAGACCAGTGTACCGTCGCACAACGTCCCTCACGGCCGGACCGAATATGAAGTAATAATCCATTTCACCATCCTCGGCGCCGAAGGAATACACGCGGTCGCTGGCGGCTCCCATATTGAAAACACTGCGGAAGCTGTTGTCGAAATAGATGCCATAGGCCCCTGCATCGCGCACACCAATGAAAAACGGGATCGAAGCGTACAGGGGATCGCGGTCGTTTCCATAACCGGGGACGTCGGAGTTCCACATCACCCACTGACTGCCGCGCTTATTGACATCGCCGGTTTTTTCCCCCAGCCCATAAAAGCGCTCGTCCTGATGCAGGGTTTTCCAGACGTGAATTTCCTTGCCGTCCCAGGCGTGTCCGAATGCGCGGTCGTCGGAGGCGATCTCGCGCCCCTCGCCGTCGCGGAACACCAGCCGCAGTGGACGCTTGAGAATGTCTACTCTTCCGCCTGGCATGACCAACACCAGAGCGCTGTCCGTATCGTCGAGGTTCCAGTTCACAGCCGGAATTGCTTCGTGTCGTACGGCATGGGAGGGGTCGTTCAGCAAGGTGCCGTCGCGGCCTACCTGTATGCGCAGAACGGCCTCTCCGACGATGCTGAGACGCAGGACGTTGTTCTCCGCCCGAATACTGACACCGGCTGCGTCGCGTTCGTGGGAGACGTAGTCGCCGAGAGAGGTGTACTGATCCGCGTTGGCGGGGAGGGTCATGCGCACGAGCAGCAGAAGCCAAGGAATGCAGGCATGCCAACGTGCGGCGCGTAATGCGGATACAATGTGTTGCATATACAAAAGAATAATCGTATTTTTATTAAATCTCATTGTTCACAAGACTCTGGTGATTCGGATCATGAGCTCGATTCTGCTCAATGTAGCCCTGAATACGATGTTCCGCAAGCATGCGGCAGCCCGCTGCAGCGTGATCCGTTTCCGCGCCGGCAGGCGCCGCTGATACTCCATACCTCGCCCTGATTTCCCTGAATATTTCATGATCCAAGCCCGATTCAGGCGGTCAACCGCTGTTCGTGCATGTTTTCGTTCAATCCGCAAGGAAAACCCTGGAGACCATGGTCACATACATTATTGAAGTTGCCGGCGATACGCACGCTCCATATGCAGGCAGCATCTGTAAAGCAATCGAAGAAGCCGCCGCCGCCCGCGGGACGGGCATCGCCCGGCGCGATCCGGCCTACATCGAGCAGAAAATGCGCGAAGGAAAAGCCGTCATCGCCGTCGCACGGGACAGCGAAGCCGGCAGCGAAGAGCTGGCGGGTTTCGTGTATATCGAAACGTGGAGCGATAAACGCTATGTCGCCAACTCCGGTCTCATCGTTCTCCCCGCGCATCGTCACGCCGGCCTTGCCCTGCGCATCAAGCGGCGGGTGTTCGAACTGTCTCGTGAGCGCTTCCCCAAGGCCCGGATTTTCGGCATCACCACCAGCCATGCCGTCATGAAAATCAACACGGTGCTCGGCTATGTACCCGCACCCTTCAGCGAATTGACGGCGGACGACGAATTTTGGAATGGTTGCCGGAGCTGCCCGAACTACGATATTCTCACACGCACCAACCGCACGATGTGTCTCTGCACGGGGATGCTCTTCGATCCCGAACGGCCGCATCCCGTTGCCACCATGGATGTGGATGGACGCCTGCGTGAGCGTGTGCATGCCGAGGTGACAGACGCAGCGCATCCCGATCATGCTCCCGGCTCCGGCGACACCGCGGGGAGAACCCTGCGGGAGGAGGCGGAGTATGTCTGAAGGAACCCGCGTCGTCCTCGCCTTCAGCGGCGGACTCGACACCACCTACTGCGCCGTGCATCTGTCCGCCACCATGGATTGCGAACTGCATACAGTGACGGTAAACACGGGCGGCTTTTCTCCGGCGGAATGCACCGCCATCGAAATGCGCGCACTGTCGCTCGGTGCCGCCGTGCACCGCACCATTGACGCGACACAGGAGTTTTACTCCCGCTGTATCCGTCATCTCGTCTTCGGCAACGTGCTTCGCGGCGGGTTGTATCCATTATCGGTGAGCGCCGAGCGGGTATTCCAGGCCGAAGCCATCGCGCGCTACGCGAAGGAAATCAACGCGACGCATATCGTCCATGGATCCACCGGCGCGGGCAACGATCAGGTGCGCTTCGATACGGTGTTCCACATCCTCGCACCCGGCGTGCGCATACTCACTCCCATCCGCGACAACAAACTCAGCCGCGACGAGGAAATCGCATATTTGCGTGAGCACGGCGTGGAAGGGAATTGGGAGCGCGCGCCGTATTCGATCAACCAGGGTCTGTGGGGTACGTCTGTCGGCGGCCGGGAAACACTGACGTCCGATACGCCCCTCCCCGAAGAAGCCTGGCCTGTGCCGGTAAGCAGCAGTGAGCCCAAATCCGCATCGCTGCGCTTCGTGCGCGGGGAGTTGGTGGATGTTAACAACGCAGGCTGCGCGGACAGCGTGGCGGCGATTCGCCTGCTCGAAAGCATGGCGGCGCCCTTCGGTATCGGACGCGACATACACATCGGCGATACCATCATCGGAATGAAGGGGCGCGTGGGCTTCGCCGCCGCCGCACCGCTGGTGATTATCAAGGCGCATCATGCACTGGAAAAACACACGCTCACAAAACAGCAGCTTCTGGTGAAGGAGCAGCTCGCCGCGGTGTACGGCGGCATGGTGCACGAGGCGCAGTTCCTCGATCCCGCCGCGCGGGACATCGAAGCACTGTTCGAACGTTCGCAGCAATTCGTCACCGGAACGGTGTACGTTACGCTGGCTCCGTACCGCTTTCAGGTGACCGGCGTCGATTCTCCGCACGACCTTATGTCCCCGCGTTTCGGAGCATACGGCGAAGAAAATCGCGCATGGAGCGGCGACGACGTGCGCGGCTTCTCGCGCATCTATGCCAATCAGACGATGATGCATCACGTCGTGAACAACGGAGCGGGCGAATGATACGTGCCGGTATAGCGGGCGCATCGGGCTTCGCGGGCGGAGAACTGCTTCGCCTGCTTCTCGCGCATCCTGCGGTCAAAATCGCCTGGGTATCGTCGGAGCGCCTCGCCGGACAGCCGGTGTCGGTTTCGCATGCCGATCTCGCCGGCGAGACGGAGCTGCATTTCTCCGCCTCCCCGGATTCGGATGCTGATGTCGTATTCCTCTGCCTCGCTCACGGAGCTTCCGCGGAAGTGCTCGAGCGCCTGAAGTTGCCACGCGAAACAACCATCATCGATTTGAGTCAGGACCATCGGCTCGCTGGAGCGTCGGGCTGGATCTACGGACTTCCGGAGCTCAACCGCGAACGCATCCGCGGAGCGTCCTGCGGCGGAGCGCGCATCGCCAATCCGGGGTGCTTCGCTACGGCGCTGCAAATCGGCATCCTGCCTGTGGCGGCAGCCGGATTGCTTCCCGATGAACTGCACAGCAGCGCAGTGACGGGATCAACCGGCGCGGGCGCGGGCATGAGCGACACGCTGCATTTTTCCTGGCGCGCCTCCAACATGCAGGTGTACAAACCCTTCGATCACCAGCATTTGCCGGAAGTGCGGCAGTCGCTCGTGCAGTTGCAACCCGGCTTCACCGGCGCGCACCGCTTCATACCGTACCGTGGACCCTTCACGCGCGGCATCATCGCCTCGACATATTTCCGCTGGGACGGCGATGCCGACAGTGCAAAAAAACTGTACGCCGATTTTTACAGCGGACATCCTTTCGTTTCGATCGCCGATGAGCAGCCGGACCTCAAGCAGGTGGTGAACACCAACCGCTGCATCGTGCATCTTTCGTATGCCGACGGACAAGTACTCGCCGTCAGTGTGCTGGACAATCTTCTCAAAGGCGCCGCCGGGCAGGCGGTGCAGAATATGAACCTTCTGTGCGGTCGTGACGAGAGCGAAGGGCTTCGCCTCAAGGCCTCCGCCTACTGAGCGACCATGGAATTATTCGACGTCTACCAGCAATACGACATCGCTCCCGTCCGCGGCAGCGGTATGCATGTGTGGGATGAATTCGGCCGTGCCTACCTGGATTTCTACGGCGGGCATGCGGTGATATCCATCGGACACGGGCATCCGCATTACCTGGAGGCGCTGCGCGAGCAGCTCGACCGCCTCGTGTTTTATTCCAACGCCGTGCGAAATCCTTTGCAGGAGCGACTCGCCCGCTTGCTGGGTGAGCAATCCGGCTATGCCGATTATCGCCTGTTCCTCTGCAATTCCGGAGCCGAGGCAAACGAGAACGCGCTGAAAATCGCCTCCTTCCATGGCGGGAGGAGCGGCGTGATCGCTTTTACCGGCGCCTTTCACGGCAGAACCTCCGCGGCCGTGCAGATTACCGACAATCCGGGGATACGCGCTCCGCTGAATCACGATATGGATGTCCGTTTTATACATATGAACAGCGCAGAGGCACTGGAACAGGCGCTGCGCGAGCGTCCCGCGGCAGCCGTGATTGTGGAGGGCATTCAGGGTGTGGAAGGTGTGGTGGAGGCCGGGGACGAATTTCTCCGCGATGCCCGCGCGCTGTGCGACTGCTTCGCCGCGATGCTCATTCTCGACGAGGTGCAGTCGGGCTACGGCCGCACCGGCGATTTTTTCGCGCATCAGCGCTCGGGCATACGTCCGGACCTGATCACCATCGCGAAGGGTATGGGCAACGGATTTCCGGTGGCGGGCGTGTTGATCCATCCCGATATCGCCGCGAAGCGCAATATGCTGGGAACGACCTTCGGCGGCAGCCATCTGGCATGCGCCGCCGCCATCGCCGTGCTCGAAGTTCTGCGCGACGAAAATCTTGCCGAAAGGGCCGCCGCCATGGGCGAAATCCTTCGCAGTGCCGTCGGCTCCTTGCCCGGTGTGCGCGAAGTGCGTGGTCGCGGTTTGATGCTGGGCATCGCTCTCGACCGACCCGCAGCGCCGCTGCGAAAGGCGCTGCTGCAAACCCACAGCATCTTCACCGGCTCGGCGACGCGTACGGATACCATCCGTCTGCTGCCGCCGCTCGTGCTCACGGAAGAGCATGCCATGGAATTCGCCGGCGCGTTCGGCTCCGTGCTTTCATCAACCTTTCAGAGTGCAACCGCATGAAACAGTTTTTATCCGCGAACGACCTGCCCGATTTCGCGTCCGGTGTGAGCGAGGCCCGTGCATTGAAAGCTTCACCGTTCTCCTTTCAGGATCTGGGGAAGAACAAAACGCTCGGCATGGTGTTCTTCAATTCCTCGCTGCGCACGCGTCTGAGCACGCAGGTCGCCGCGCAGAATCTGGGAATGAACGTCATCGTGCTCAACACTGGCCAGGACGCATGGCAACTGGAATTCGCCGACGGCACCGTCATGGACGGCGGAAGCGCCGAGCATATCCGCGAAGCGGCCGCGGTGCTGGGCGAGTACTGCGACATCATCGGCGTGCGCGCCTTCGCCGGACTCAAGGATAAGGCGACCGATCAGCGCGAAGAAGTGCTCACAAGCATGGCCGCGTACAGCGGAATCCCGGTTATCAGTCTCGAAGCCGCGACCAGGCACCCGCTGCAGTCCTTCGCCGATCTCATCACCATCGAGGAATGGAAAACCCGGCCCCGTCCGC
Proteins encoded in this region:
- a CDS encoding DUF4968 domain-containing protein, whose amino-acid sequence is MQHIVSALRAARWHACIPWLLLLVRMTLPANADQYTSLGDYVSHERDAAGVSIRAENNVLRLSIVGEAVLRIQVGRDGTLLNDPSHAVRHEAIPAVNWNLDDTDSALVLVMPGGRVDILKRPLRLVFRDGEGREIASDDRAFGHAWDGKEIHVWKTLHQDERFYGLGEKTGDVNKRGSQWVMWNSDVPGYGNDRDPLYASIPFFIGVRDAGAYGIYFDNSFRSVFNMGAASDRVYSFGAEDGEMDYYFIFGPAVRDVVRRYTGLTGRMPLPPLWALGFQQCRWSYYPEHEVRDLAKNFRQRGIPADVLYLDIRYMDNYKVFTWDSAAFPNPHMLLSDLEAMGFKVVPIIDPGIKIERGYDVYEQGIARDHFLKYPDGTLYSGQVWPGWCHFPDFSRADTRRWWGDAYARMMDIGVDGFWNDMNEPAVWGREFPYLVQFDNDGAPATIKRMHNVYGHLMAEASFDGLRRSHPDKRPFVLTRAAFAGTQRWAAIWTGDNTARFDDLRMGIRMCLGLSLSGMPFNGTDIGGFMDSPSPELYVRWLQAGVFTPLMRSHTHINTRDQEPWSFGEETEELARRFISLRYEFLPYIYSAFHEASTSGTPMMRPLLHDYQNDPAVYDSRWQHTWMFGDHILVAPVVQEGQRFQEVYLPEGRWLDPWTGQSYEGRQRVIIDAPVSRLPLFYKAGAIIPRRNAPQFTGEKQLDTLVLDIVPQDGGSGTMYLDSGEGYGYERGDFEVLRFSLGAEERGWRLTIDAAESVRTRNIKAIRLRLFGSDASPRRVATADRIIFDTDANTVPPDARVDAAHRRFEITVPFAPGVSTVTIGY
- a CDS encoding GNAT family N-acetyltransferase translates to MVTYIIEVAGDTHAPYAGSICKAIEEAAAARGTGIARRDPAYIEQKMREGKAVIAVARDSEAGSEELAGFVYIETWSDKRYVANSGLIVLPAHRHAGLALRIKRRVFELSRERFPKARIFGITTSHAVMKINTVLGYVPAPFSELTADDEFWNGCRSCPNYDILTRTNRTMCLCTGMLFDPERPHPVATMDVDGRLRERVHAEVTDAAHPDHAPGSGDTAGRTLREEAEYV
- a CDS encoding argininosuccinate synthase, encoding MSEGTRVVLAFSGGLDTTYCAVHLSATMDCELHTVTVNTGGFSPAECTAIEMRALSLGAAVHRTIDATQEFYSRCIRHLVFGNVLRGGLYPLSVSAERVFQAEAIARYAKEINATHIVHGSTGAGNDQVRFDTVFHILAPGVRILTPIRDNKLSRDEEIAYLREHGVEGNWERAPYSINQGLWGTSVGGRETLTSDTPLPEEAWPVPVSSSEPKSASLRFVRGELVDVNNAGCADSVAAIRLLESMAAPFGIGRDIHIGDTIIGMKGRVGFAAAAPLVIIKAHHALEKHTLTKQQLLVKEQLAAVYGGMVHEAQFLDPAARDIEALFERSQQFVTGTVYVTLAPYRFQVTGVDSPHDLMSPRFGAYGEENRAWSGDDVRGFSRIYANQTMMHHVVNNGAGE
- the argC gene encoding N-acetyl-gamma-glutamyl-phosphate reductase; this translates as MIRAGIAGASGFAGGELLRLLLAHPAVKIAWVSSERLAGQPVSVSHADLAGETELHFSASPDSDADVVFLCLAHGASAEVLERLKLPRETTIIDLSQDHRLAGASGWIYGLPELNRERIRGASCGGARIANPGCFATALQIGILPVAAAGLLPDELHSSAVTGSTGAGAGMSDTLHFSWRASNMQVYKPFDHQHLPEVRQSLVQLQPGFTGAHRFIPYRGPFTRGIIASTYFRWDGDADSAKKLYADFYSGHPFVSIADEQPDLKQVVNTNRCIVHLSYADGQVLAVSVLDNLLKGAAGQAVQNMNLLCGRDESEGLRLKASAY
- a CDS encoding aminotransferase class III-fold pyridoxal phosphate-dependent enzyme — its product is MELFDVYQQYDIAPVRGSGMHVWDEFGRAYLDFYGGHAVISIGHGHPHYLEALREQLDRLVFYSNAVRNPLQERLARLLGEQSGYADYRLFLCNSGAEANENALKIASFHGGRSGVIAFTGAFHGRTSAAVQITDNPGIRAPLNHDMDVRFIHMNSAEALEQALRERPAAAVIVEGIQGVEGVVEAGDEFLRDARALCDCFAAMLILDEVQSGYGRTGDFFAHQRSGIRPDLITIAKGMGNGFPVAGVLIHPDIAAKRNMLGTTFGGSHLACAAAIAVLEVLRDENLAERAAAMGEILRSAVGSLPGVREVRGRGLMLGIALDRPAAPLRKALLQTHSIFTGSATRTDTIRLLPPLVLTEEHAMEFAGAFGSVLSSTFQSATA
- a CDS encoding N-acetylornithine carbamoyltransferase encodes the protein MKQFLSANDLPDFASGVSEARALKASPFSFQDLGKNKTLGMVFFNSSLRTRLSTQVAAQNLGMNVIVLNTGQDAWQLEFADGTVMDGGSAEHIREAAAVLGEYCDIIGVRAFAGLKDKATDQREEVLTSMAAYSGIPVISLEAATRHPLQSFADLITIEEWKTRPRPRVLLTWAPHPRALPQAVPNSFAEWMRRADVDFVVTHPEGYELDEAFVPAELIEYDRDKAFDGADFVYAKNWSNYKQYGAVISQDRPWMVTQRDMARTAGAKFMHCLPVRRNVIVEDAVLDSDASIVIPQAGNRVWSAQTVLKRMLEVL